A region of Schistocerca americana isolate TAMUIC-IGC-003095 unplaced genomic scaffold, iqSchAmer2.1 HiC_scaffold_408, whole genome shotgun sequence DNA encodes the following proteins:
- the LOC124582299 gene encoding piggyBac transposable element-derived protein 4-like, with protein sequence MYVVTHNVIFFLEDEIDDSLSSDEDENDVEGVASNPAAVPYPKDSEWTAVDTYRPLPVNTTPRQILVDIDESSSVLDCSKVFLTDSDVNELKRQTNLYASQTIQKKRRGNNLKPHSVLSSWKPVTISEMRRFLGIIFHMCVSKKPKIADHWSTNPVLSCNFCPHVMSRLRFTQILSCLHLVDNSNQKKPGEDGFHPLYKVLPYYNNLKERCIQAYRPSEKVTIDEGICPFRGRVSFRVYMQNKPHKYGLKVYAVAEASSGYVVNFEVYAGKHIVDNSSSAVILRLLSDSSLLNKGHTVYLDRFYSSPELFQQLAEKGTGAVGTVNKSRKGLPKDLVSAKLKKGEMSFRRKDNVLAMKWKDKRDVYTLSTRHQATFGTHTKRNGSVVLKPLQVLDYNLNKIGVDIGDQRLQYNPFQHRTVKWWRKLYFHLLLMGVSNAFWLYNAVHRKKITITDFITVLAVQLVEDDTLEFIPRNEGTVGRLTKRHFLQHIPATTKKYAARVCHVCSSRSKKQSGKASRKETRYECEQCGVALCLEPCFKIFHTKKQYDSV encoded by the coding sequence atgtatgtagttacacataatgtgatattctttttagaagacgagattgatgacagtttgtcttcagatgaagacgagaatgatgttgaaggtgttgcttcaaatccagcagctgtgccgtatccgaaagacagtgagtggactgcagttgacacctaccgacctctgcctgtcaacacgacacccaggcagatactagtggatattgatgagtcgagttctgtactggattgcagtaaagtgttccttactgacagtgacgtaaatgaactcaagagacagacaaatttgtatgcatcacagacaatacagaagaaaagaagaggaaataatctgaagccccattcagttttgagttcgtggaagccagtgactataagtgagatgaggcgtttcttgggtattattttccacatgtgtgtttcgaaaaagccaaaaattgcggaccattggagcactaatcctgttcttagttgtaacttttgtccccatgtcatgagccgtttgcgtttcactcagatactgtcatgcttgcatcttgttgacaattcaaatcagaaaaaaccaggcgaagatggatttcatccactttacaaagttttgccatattataataatttgaaggagcgatgtatccaggcatatcgtccctcagaaaaagtgacaattgatgaaggaatttgcccatttcgaggtcgtgtgagtttccgtgtttacatgcaaaataagcctcataagtatggactgaaagtatatgctgttgctgaagccagtagtggctatgttgtaaattttgaagtttatgctggtaagcatattgttgacaattcttcgtctgcggttattttgcgattgttgtctgacagcagcttgctgaacaaaggccacactgtgtatttagatcgattttattccagtccagagctatttcagcaactggcagagaaaggcactggagctgttggtactgtgaacaaatccaggaaaggattgcctaaagatttagtatctgctaagctgaaaaagggcgaaatgtcttttcggcgtaaagataatgtattggcaatgaagtggaaagataagagagatgtgtatacattgtctacaaggcatcaagcaacatttggtacgcatactaagagaaatgggtctgtagtattgaaaccacttcaggtacttgattacaacctcaataaaattggagtggatattggagaccaacgcctgcagtacaatccgttccagcacagaactgtgaaatggtggcgaaaattatatttccatttgctgcttatgggagtatcaaatgcattttggctgtacaatgcagtgcacaggaagaaaattacaataacagactttataacagtgcttgcagttcagcttgttgaagacgacacacttgaattcattccaagaaatgaaggaactgtaggtcggctaacaaagagacattttttgcagcacatacctgcaactactaagaagtatgctgctcgtgtgtgtcacgtgtgcagttccaggagcaagaaacagagtggcaaggcttctcgcaaagagacacgatacgaatgtgaacagtgtggcgttgcactctgcctggaaccttgctttaaaattttccacactaaaaaacaatatgattctgtgtga